A region of Halalkaliarchaeum desulfuricum DNA encodes the following proteins:
- a CDS encoding type IV pilin yields MNIKEFVQDREAVSPVIGVILMVAITVILAAVIGTFVLGLGDQVGDTAPNSQFDSSESIEGDVITVTFTHQGGDAVEGAELRVNLDADNVNEEDAETDLSVDDERYSAGSSFDVTVKADEASDPVEGELTLVWDSGDRSSILHTHILDVSEGELEE; encoded by the coding sequence ATGAATATTAAAGAATTCGTCCAAGACAGAGAGGCTGTATCGCCCGTCATCGGAGTGATCCTGATGGTGGCGATCACCGTGATCCTTGCGGCCGTGATCGGCACGTTCGTCCTCGGGCTCGGTGATCAGGTCGGTGACACCGCTCCGAATTCACAGTTCGACAGTAGTGAAAGTATTGAAGGCGATGTAATCACCGTGACGTTTACACACCAAGGCGGTGATGCGGTTGAGGGTGCAGAGCTCCGAGTGAATCTGGATGCTGATAATGTGAATGAAGAAGACGCGGAGACCGATCTCTCGGTAGATGATGAACGATATTCAGCAGGAAGTTCGTTTGATGTTACGGTCAAAGCAGATGAGGCTAGTGATCCGGTGGAGGGTGAACTCACACTTGTTTGGGACTCTGGAGATCGTTCGTCGATTCTCCATACCCATATCCTTGATGTGAGTGAAGGCGAACTTGAAGAATAG
- a CDS encoding type IV pilin — protein sequence MKLKAFFEDREAVSPVIGVILMVAITVILAAVIGTFVLGLGDQVGETAPNANWAAEVDDEDPEVTFTHNGGDSVEANELFVNIDNDGAESVVENNDLTDPPEEDDVLSAGSTIEVTSASEEVQLIWQSGDTSSVLKTVEIDDS from the coding sequence ATGAAATTGAAAGCGTTTTTCGAAGACAGAGAGGCAGTATCGCCCGTCATCGGAGTGATCCTGATGGTGGCGATCACCGTGATCTTGGCGGCCGTGATCGGCACGTTCGTGCTCGGACTCGGTGATCAGGTCGGTGAGACAGCTCCGAACGCGAACTGGGCTGCGGAAGTTGACGACGAGGACCCTGAAGTGACGTTCACCCACAACGGTGGAGACAGTGTAGAGGCTAACGAACTCTTCGTTAATATCGATAATGACGGTGCTGAGAGCGTGGTGGAGAATAATGATCTTACAGACCCGCCAGAAGAAGATGATGTACTCTCAGCAGGTAGCACGATTGAGGTGACGTCGGCTAGTGAAGAAGTACAACTAATTTGGCAGTCTGGAGATACTTCGTCTGTTCTTAAAACAGTCGAGATTGACGACTCATAA
- a CDS encoding type IV pilin, producing MQLKEFIGDREAVSPVIGVILMVAITVILAAVIGTFVLGLGDQVGDTAPNANWDAEIDEPANGEYNVTFSHTGGDSVDAETLSIEADDDVFSGDDAYASVEVLSAGDSITREIDDGEDGEITFNLIWESGDQSTILDTETLDVPE from the coding sequence ATGCAATTGAAAGAGTTTATTGGGGATAGAGAGGCTGTATCGCCCGTCATCGGAGTGATCCTGATGGTGGCGATCACCGTGATCCTTGCGGCCGTGATCGGCACGTTCGTCCTCGGGCTCGGTGATCAAGTCGGTGATACCGCTCCGAACGCGAATTGGGATGCGGAGATAGATGAACCTGCGAACGGCGAATATAATGTAACCTTCTCGCATACAGGAGGTGACTCTGTTGACGCTGAAACCTTGAGTATTGAAGCAGACGATGATGTATTTAGTGGCGATGATGCATACGCGTCTGTTGAAGTATTGAGTGCAGGTGATTCAATTACTAGAGAAATTGATGATGGTGAGGACGGTGAAATTACGTTCAATCTAATATGGGAATCTGGTGATCAATCCACGATTTTGGACACAGAAACTCTTGATGTACCTGAGTGA
- a CDS encoding DUF7845 domain-containing protein, translating to MLVLRDLPDLFPAVLGGIAVTVDEFVHCAPHEGDLHLIFRGHGLDPYFAMDRIRKDHDGWTTEGKPTATCEFDGDTWALCYDYDTDNPLDPWENPDYTLETVPEFRFYFVAKDELYEGERADMSKRVRGGTITVRPRWPGMTADGDPVRGVPNLGGPYIDVQVQASNIDHDRYLSLAQHVIGAFGVNTKYLQEPHQVSNWNDAAVYVRLHRSQSGPLYAADGPLARIHQLLEGDREGYRKHVEDHRKLPGYYVTASVTDDRARELVPGHTLGKEAKHYYPNEPEQFEPDHPLYHPKLEVSYQTSLTEETVYWSDTEDLIRELEETVLNLLDWAELSVRGGDPFVPDEYFTGADGDRRTRKLVDCPLPEIADAQEAAVMQLWGGAMESDRAVIDYLLSDGGTVSPEEAAEETGYSYRTIRKVVDRCESVINHTYGELELASKHQQQLLLKRVRAAEENFKSTIEDAAMTVAEAAADRARSAWSKVRQRYNISVKKNPADCRKLLDVGYRPESPTEARKVIREIKLAYLRTHDDRSDTYGVHALLELAGGPVKRYKNLDVTTNPPGKHSPETREIREKIEQVDWEKHGFTPVDSPG from the coding sequence GTGCTGGTACTTCGGGATCTGCCGGACCTGTTCCCGGCGGTTCTCGGGGGGATCGCGGTGACCGTCGACGAGTTCGTTCACTGTGCGCCCCACGAGGGAGATCTCCACCTGATTTTCCGTGGGCATGGGCTCGATCCCTACTTCGCGATGGATCGGATCCGGAAGGATCACGACGGGTGGACGACCGAGGGGAAGCCGACCGCCACCTGCGAGTTTGACGGTGACACGTGGGCGCTGTGTTACGACTACGACACTGACAACCCACTCGACCCCTGGGAGAACCCCGATTACACGCTCGAGACCGTTCCCGAGTTCCGGTTCTACTTCGTCGCGAAGGACGAGCTCTACGAGGGGGAACGGGCCGACATGAGCAAACGGGTGCGAGGCGGGACGATCACTGTCCGTCCCCGGTGGCCGGGGATGACCGCCGACGGCGATCCGGTTCGGGGCGTTCCGAACCTCGGCGGGCCGTACATCGACGTACAGGTGCAGGCGAGTAACATCGATCACGACCGGTACCTCTCGCTGGCACAACACGTGATCGGCGCCTTCGGCGTGAACACGAAGTATCTCCAGGAACCTCACCAGGTGAGCAACTGGAACGACGCCGCCGTCTACGTCCGGCTGCACCGATCACAGAGCGGTCCCCTGTACGCGGCCGATGGACCCCTCGCACGGATTCACCAACTCCTCGAGGGCGATCGCGAAGGGTACCGCAAGCACGTCGAAGATCACCGGAAGCTCCCCGGCTACTACGTCACCGCTTCGGTCACCGACGATCGGGCGCGCGAACTCGTTCCCGGGCACACGCTCGGGAAGGAAGCCAAGCACTACTACCCGAACGAACCGGAGCAATTCGAGCCGGATCACCCCCTGTACCACCCGAAGCTGGAGGTGTCCTATCAGACGAGTCTCACCGAAGAAACCGTCTACTGGAGCGACACCGAGGATCTGATTCGCGAACTCGAGGAGACGGTTCTAAACCTGTTGGACTGGGCGGAGCTATCGGTTCGGGGCGGTGATCCGTTCGTTCCCGACGAGTACTTCACCGGAGCCGACGGCGATCGACGAACGCGGAAGCTCGTCGATTGCCCGCTGCCGGAGATCGCCGACGCCCAGGAGGCGGCCGTGATGCAGCTGTGGGGCGGGGCGATGGAGAGCGATCGGGCGGTGATCGATTATCTTCTGTCGGACGGTGGCACTGTCTCACCGGAAGAGGCGGCCGAAGAGACGGGGTACTCCTACCGGACGATCCGGAAGGTCGTCGATCGATGTGAGTCGGTGATCAACCACACCTACGGCGAGTTAGAGCTGGCGAGCAAGCACCAGCAGCAACTCCTCTTAAAGCGGGTTCGGGCGGCTGAAGAGAACTTCAAGAGTACGATCGAAGACGCGGCGATGACGGTGGCGGAGGCGGCCGCCGATCGGGCGCGAAGCGCCTGGAGTAAAGTCCGGCAGCGGTACAACATCTCGGTCAAGAAGAACCCGGCCGATTGCCGGAAGCTGTTGGACGTGGGCTACCGGCCGGAGTCACCGACGGAAGCGCGGAAGGTGATCCGGGAGATCAAGCTGGCGTATCTGCGGACCCACGACGACCGCTCGGATACGTACGGGGTTCACGCGCTCCTCGAGCTGGCCGGCGGGCCGGTGAAGCGGTACAAGAACCTGGATGTGACGACGAACCCGCCAGGGAAACACAGCCCGGAGACGCGCGAGATCCGGGAGAAGATCGAACAGGTAGACTGGGAGAAGCACGGATTCACGCCCGTCGATTCCCCCGGCTAG